The segment CCGCAGAATAGACTGCGCTCAGGTGAGGACGGGCGGACACACAGGTCCGCCCCTACGGTGGAAGCTTCCACCCCGCCGAGCGGTTCACCCGAAGAGAAGTCGACTGAGTTTCCGAAACGAGAAAAAACTTCGCATTTTACTTGCATATGAACTTAGAAAGCAAAGGGTTACTCGTATTGCACTGACTCCATTATATATACGAGATTCAACACTGGATGGGAGCGGATAGCTGCTATTGAGCTTGGCGGGCTATAGACATAAGACAAGTCCCCGACAGAGATAGCTCTGCCGGGGACTTGTCCGATAGTTGGTTGGGGCTATCTAGTAGCCCCTATGTGTAGAGTATGTCGCTAAAGCAACGGGGACTCTGACGGGGTGTCTCTATGCGGCGAGGAATAGACCTCTGACGACACCAAAGGTTAGGATCGATACGAGTAGGGCTAGGATGGCGTACAGCTCAGGGAAGACGGCCATGACCATCGTTGCTCCGAAGAGGTTGTTGCCAGCACCGATACCCTTGATACCGTTGGCGCAGACCTGAGCCTGACGGATAGCTGAGTAGAGACCTACTATGCCTAGGCTGAGCCCAGCGGCAAAGATAGCCCACGCAGCACCAGCACCGAGTGCACCAGCGGTGAGAAGATCCTTGATGAGGGTGTTGGCCATAAAGAAGCCGACGAAGCCGTACAGACCCTGAGAAGAGGGTAGAGCGGAGAGACCGATGTACTGACCGAGGGCATCGGGGTTCTTTTTCATAGATCCGATGGTCGCATTACCTGCGATGGTGACTCCAATAGAGGAGCCGATACCCGTTAGGATGACCATGAGGGCTACGCCTCCGTATGCAATTAGTTCGTTCATGTTATGTATATCTGTTATTGATTTGATTATTGCTTGTTTAGTTGACCTTAAAGGGGGTGTAAGGCTTACCGCCACCCTCGAACTCGCTGTTCTTGTAGTACTCCACAAAGGTGAGACGTAGCGGGTGTACGAGCGAGCTGATGATAGCTAGTCCGAAGTTGAGCCCGTGTCCGAAGAGTAGGATGAAGACCATCACGAGCCAGTTAAGCCCGATGGGAAGTCCCTCAGACATAGAGACTGCAAGGTTGTTGAAGACACCTCCCAGCACGCCACTCGTCAGTCCGATCGCAAAGAGACGGATGTAGGAGAGCGTGTCTCCGAGTAGTCCCGAGGCGGTGTTGTAGCTTGCCCAGAGTGAGGAGCCGATGTTGAGGAAGATGTTTTTGCCAGGGCTGTTGTAGAAGACCACAACGAGTCCTGCAGCTATCGCCAGTCCGTAGAATATGGTGGTGACGTAGCTCGGTATACCTGTGGCAGCCATCGGCAGTGCTACTGCCATGATGAGGGCAAAGATGACGATGACCCAGGCGTACGAAGAGAGTGCATACTTGAGTCCTCGCTGCTTCTGTATCTTGACGGCTGCCACGGTCTTGGCAAAGAGGATCTGAATGATACCCAGCACGACCGAGAGGAGCATGAGGTTGTCCTGATTGAGGAAGTAGTCGTTGCGGACACTGCCTAGTACGGAGCCATCGTTGGCCCATGGCATGACCATACCGAAGACGGTGCCTAGTAGCGAACCGACCACGACGGTGGTGCCTCCGAGCCACTGCGCTAGAGAGCAAATGTCTTTCGTCGATTGTCCCTTGACCTTGCGCTTGAAGAGGGTCGCCAAAAGGAAGATGACGAGTCCATAGCCTGCATCTCCAAAGCATAAGCTGAAGAAGAGCATGAAAAAGGGTGCGAAGAGTGGCGTCGAGTCGAGCTCCGAGTAGTTCGGCAGAGAGTACATCCGCGTGATCGGCTCAAAGAGTCGACTGAAGCGGTTGTTCTGGAGCTTGATGGGGATCTTGTCCTCATCGAGTATCTCCTGCTCAGCATAGTAACAGGGGAGCTGATCTAGCTCTTGTCGCACCTCGGGGACGATCTTGCTCGGTATCCACCCCTCGAGGAGCATGACCTTGTCATCCGCCTCGCCAGTAGCCTGTAGGAAGGCGTTGCTCATCTGATACTTGTCCTGGAGGAGGAGGTCGTAGCCCTGCAAGTCCTCTAGGTGCTGATCGATAAATTTCTGTATCTCCGTCTCAATCTGCTCGGCACGCTGCTCGAAAGAGGCTAGTCGCTCGGCCAGTTCGCTGGCAGTGTGGGTCGGGGCTTTGATCTGCTCCGCCTCGATGCGCTCTGTGCTCTTGTCGCCAACGGTGATGAAGTAGTGATGCGAGCGTCGGGTGTCGATGATGATGGCGTTGTGCTCCTCCTCCCAGTGCTCTTGATACTGAGCTGTGGGGATGATGTAGAAGCGTATCGGGTAACCCGCTTGCTGGAGCCGCTCTAGCTGCTGGACGTCATACTTGCCCCACGGCTCCCAGTAGTCATTCTCCCGCTGCTGGCTCTCGATCTGAGAGGCTATCTGGCGACGATCCTCTAGGAGAGTCTCGATCTGCTGTAGCAGAGCCTCGCCCTCCTCTGCGCTAGCGGGCTTGCGGGGAGCGCCGATGGGCTGCTCTTCGGAGCGCTTGCGAGAGAGAGTACGGATGAGATCTGACAGATGACGACGCGACACAACGATCTCTTTGATCTGTTCGCTCTCACTGGTCGGCTTGTTCTCCTTAATATGCACGACTCCTAGGTCGCGTAGCTTGAGGAGGAAGCTGTCGTAGTCTTGGTGATAGACTAGGAAGAGGTACTTATCTATTTTCTCTATCATTGTGCTAGTCGCTCTTTTTGTTTGGCAGCACGAATCTCTAGATTGGTGCGCATGATCTTTTGCGAAGCCTTGGAGAGACTCTCCTCATCCTCTAGATAACGCTTGATCTTGAGTATAGCGTCTTTGTAGCCGGGGATCTGAACCTTCTCAAAGAGGTTGACCTTTTGCGTAGTCTTACGACGAGCATACTCGAGATACTCTAGCTTGAGATTGAGAAACTCCGCCTCGATGCCCAGCGTGGCTAGCGCCTTGAGTAGCTCGACACCCTGAGCAAACCAGGAGGGATGGCTAAAGAGGCTAAAGGGCTTCACCTCGTAGTCTATATTGTCTAGCACAGGGACAACGACACCGGCTATCTTCTTTGTCGATAGCTTCACATCGGTGACGCTGACCAGCGTAGGGTCAAACTCGTCCCACAGAGCCACCATATCTTGGTAGCCCTGTATGCCCTGCTCTAGCTGCTCATTGAGAGCATCTATCTCACGGCGAGCTTTCTTGACCTCTAGACGAAGGGCGCTCTCCTTGCTCTTGATCGTGGGCAGGGTGCGCTCTCGCATCTTAAGCTGTTTCTGCTGCTGCTGTAGCGAGGTCTTGTTGTACTGAAACTTGATCGCCATCTCTCTCCTTAAGCTTTGTCGACCTTACTATCTGCAGGCCAATACTTATCCACAAGACTCTGACGTATGCTCACCTCAGCGGGTGTGAAGTACTTGGCAAAGAGACTCCACGCATGGTCGAGCATCTCGGTCGTATTGAGGTTGACGTCGATAGCTAGGAGGTCGTTGGCATAGTCCTTCGCGAAGTCTAGCGTACGCTGGTCGTAGTCTGTCAGGTCAAAGCCGTTCTCCAGCTTGGTCTGAGCATTGGCCGCATCGGCATAGAGACGTACGCCTGCATTCATCACCTGCGGGTGGTCTTCGCGAGTCTTCTTGCCAATAACTAGCTGCTTCAGACGAGAGAGCGAGCGGAAGGGGTCTACGATCA is part of the Porphyromonas asaccharolytica DSM 20707 genome and harbors:
- a CDS encoding ATP synthase subunit C; protein product: MNELIAYGGVALMVILTGIGSSIGVTIAGNATIGSMKKNPDALGQYIGLSALPSSQGLYGFVGFFMANTLIKDLLTAGALGAGAAWAIFAAGLSLGIVGLYSAIRQAQVCANGIKGIGAGNNLFGATMVMAVFPELYAILALLVSILTFGVVRGLFLAA
- a CDS encoding V-type ATP synthase subunit I; protein product: MIEKIDKYLFLVYHQDYDSFLLKLRDLGVVHIKENKPTSESEQIKEIVVSRRHLSDLIRTLSRKRSEEQPIGAPRKPASAEEGEALLQQIETLLEDRRQIASQIESQQRENDYWEPWGKYDVQQLERLQQAGYPIRFYIIPTAQYQEHWEEEHNAIIIDTRRSHHYFITVGDKSTERIEAEQIKAPTHTASELAERLASFEQRAEQIETEIQKFIDQHLEDLQGYDLLLQDKYQMSNAFLQATGEADDKVMLLEGWIPSKIVPEVRQELDQLPCYYAEQEILDEDKIPIKLQNNRFSRLFEPITRMYSLPNYSELDSTPLFAPFFMLFFSLCFGDAGYGLVIFLLATLFKRKVKGQSTKDICSLAQWLGGTTVVVGSLLGTVFGMVMPWANDGSVLGSVRNDYFLNQDNLMLLSVVLGIIQILFAKTVAAVKIQKQRGLKYALSSYAWVIVIFALIMAVALPMAATGIPSYVTTIFYGLAIAAGLVVVFYNSPGKNIFLNIGSSLWASYNTASGLLGDTLSYIRLFAIGLTSGVLGGVFNNLAVSMSEGLPIGLNWLVMVFILLFGHGLNFGLAIISSLVHPLRLTFVEYYKNSEFEGGGKPYTPFKVN
- a CDS encoding V-type ATP synthase subunit D — protein: MAIKFQYNKTSLQQQQKQLKMRERTLPTIKSKESALRLEVKKARREIDALNEQLEQGIQGYQDMVALWDEFDPTLVSVTDVKLSTKKIAGVVVPVLDNIDYEVKPFSLFSHPSWFAQGVELLKALATLGIEAEFLNLKLEYLEYARRKTTQKVNLFEKVQIPGYKDAILKIKRYLEDEESLSKASQKIMRTNLEIRAAKQKERLAQ